From Papilio machaon chromosome 29, ilPapMach1.1, whole genome shotgun sequence, one genomic window encodes:
- the LOC106719501 gene encoding U3 small nucleolar ribonucleoprotein protein IMP3 encodes MVRALKFHEKKLLKKVDFISWKVDNNLSEVKVMKKYYIQKREDYTLYNVLSRDIRNIANKIKDLDAGSNFRTISSARLLEKLYQMGLIPTRWDLALASSVSASSFCRRRLPVVMLRNKMSENLKEATKLIEQGHVRVGAQLVKNPSFLVTRALEDFVTWVDSSAIKKHIMEYNDMRDDFDNV; translated from the exons atggtACGGGCACTGAAATTTCACGAGAAAAAGTTACTTAAAAAAGTTGATTTTATATCATGGAAGGTGGACAACAATTTAAGCGAAGTAAAGGTGATGAAGAAGTACTACATACAAAAACGTGAAGATTATACACT GTACAATGTTCTTTCAAGGGATATAAGAAATATTGCcaataaaatcaaagatttGGATGCAGGATCAAATTTTAGAACAATATCAAGTGCTCGtcttttagaaaaattatatcaaatggGTCTGATACCAACTCGATGGGATTTAGCTCTCGCTTCAAGTGTCTCTGCCAGCTCATTTTGTAGACGCAGACTACCTGTGGTTATGCTTAGAA ATAAAATGTCAGAGAATTTAAAAGAGGCAACAAAATTGATTGAACAAGGCCATGTGAGAGTGGGTGCTCAACTTGTAAAGAACCCGTCATTCCTAGTCACAAGAGCATTGGAAGATTTTGTCACATGGGTTGATTCTTCGGCTATTAAGAAACATATTATGGAGTACAATGACATG aGAGATGATTTTGACAATGTATAG